The genomic region GCATGCCCGAGAGCGGCTGACGGGGCTGGCCCGGGACGCGCGGCCTCCGACCGGAAGCGCGCCGCACATCCGCCGCTGTACGTTCGTGATCGCCTGCAAGAAGGAGGGCTCGTGCCCGAGCAACGAGAGCTACCGAAGACGCGCTGGGCCTGGGTCGAGGTCGACCTCGAGGCCATCCGCAGTAACGTTCGTGCATACCGCAGCATCATCAAGCCGCCGACGCGCCTCATGGCCGTCGTCAAGGCCGACGCGTACGGCCATGGCGCCGTGCCCGTCGCGCAGGCGTGCCGGGCTGCCGGTGCGGACGCCTTTGCGGTTGCGACGGTCGACGAGGGCCTCCAGCTGCGCGAGGGTGGCATCGACGAGCCGGTTCTCATCCTATCCCAGCCTCCGCTTGAGTCCATTCCGCTGCTCGTTGAGCACAACGTCATGCCGTCGGTCTACGACCTCGAGTTCGCGGCGCGCCTGGGCGAGGAGGGGCGCCGGCGCGGCGTCGAGGCCAAGTACCACCTCGCCGTCGACACGGGCATGGACCGCATCGGCGTGCCGTTTGCCGAGGTGGGGGAGTTCGTGCAGGTGGCCGAGCACCTCCAGGGGCTGCGCCTCGCCGGTACGTTCACGCACTTCGCCACGGCTGACAAGACGTCGGACTGGGACTTCACGCTGCAGCTCAAGCGCTTCCGTGACGCGGTGGCGCTCATCCGCAAGATGGGCTTCAACCCCGGTACCGTCCACTGCGCCAACACGCCGGCTACGATGCTGCACCCCGAGACGCACTTCGACATGGTGCGCGTGGGCATCGGGTTGTACGGCCTGCACCCTGCGGAGACGACGGTCGGCGCGCTGCGGCTGCGCCCCGCCATGAGCGTGAAGGCGCGAGCGGTGCGCGTCGAGCGGCCTCGCGTGGGCGAGGGCGTCGGCTACGGCATGACGTATCGGGTGGCGCGGCCTTCCATCCAGATCGCGACGCTGCCGCTGGGCTATGCCGACGGCCTGTCCCGAAGGCTCTCCAACGACATGGAGGTCATCTACGGCGGGCTGCGCTGGCGCCAGGTGGGCAACATCTGCATGGACCAGTGCATGATCGAAGTCGAGCCCGAGCTGGCACTGGCGCGCGGCTACCAGGCCAAGCCCATCGAGGTGGGTGACGAGGTCACGGTTGTGGGGCGCCAGGGCGGCGAGGTCATCACGATCGACGACCTGGCGCTGCGCCTGGGCACGATCAACTACGAGGTGGCCTGCGGCTTTGGCATGCGGCTGCCCAAGGTGTACGTCAACCGCAACGGCGTGGGGCTGTAAAAGCGCCTCGTGCCACGAGATGAGCGAGTGAGGTGATGCGCGCCATGGCCATGCTGAAGATCCCGGGACACGAGCACCAGCGCGCCGGCGAGGTCACGCTCGACGAGATCCGCGCCGTGCTGGGAGACTGTCGGCTGTGCCCGCTGTGCGAGACGCGGACGAACATCGTGTTTGGCGTCGGCAACCCCCACGCGCGCGTCGTGTTCGTCGGCGAGGCGCCGGGTGCCAACGAAGACGCCCAGGGCGAGCCGTTCGTGGGCCAGGCGGGACATCTGCTCGACCGTATGCTCGCGGAGCAGACGGGCATCGCGCGCGAGGAGGTCTATATCGCCAACGTGCTCAAGTGCCGACCGCCGGGCAACCGCGACCCTCGCCCCGAGGAGGTCGAGGTGTGCTCGCCGTTCTTGCGCGAGCAGATCCGTAGCATCTGGCCCGACGTCATCATGACGATGGGCAATCCCGCCACGCGTTTCATCCTGCGCACGGAGGTCGGCATCACGCGCCTGCGCGGCAAGGTGTTCCACGAGGGCCACTTCGCTGTGTTGCCGACGTTCCACCCGGCAGCCGTGCTGCGCGACGCGAGCAAGCTGCCCGACCTCGAGAGTGACTTCCATCTGCTCGGCCAGCTGCTGCGCGGCGAGGTCGGCTTCAGCGATCCGACGGCCGGTGCTGTGCCTGCCGCTGGGACGCCGGGGGTGCGGCGATGAGCGCGGAAGGCCTGACGCGCCTGGGCGCGGGCGCGTGGCGCGTGGCGTCGCCCGATGCGATGCGCGAGCTGGGCGTGGGGCTGGGACGCGCGCTGCAGGCGGGAGATGTCGTCGTGCTGACGGGCGATCTGGGCGCCGGCAAGACGTGCTTGACGGGAGGCGTGGCGGCAGGGCTGGGCGACGGGTCCGCCGTGACGAGCCCCACGTTCACGATCATGTCCGTGCACGACGAGGGACGTATCCCGCTGTACCACTTCGACCTCTATCGACTCGAGGGACCCGAGCAGCTTGACGACGTGGGCATCTACGACGTGCTCGAGGCCGACGGCGCCTGCCTCATCGAGTGGGGCGAGGCCTACGTCAACGAGCTGGGCGACGAGCGCCTCGACGTGACGGTCATGCGCGAGCCCGTCGCTCCCGAGGGTGGTGAGCCGGCCCGCATCGTGCGCACCGCCCCCCACGGCAAGCGCGCCGAAGCCCTGCTCGCGGCGTGGGACGGGGAGACGCGCTAGGCGGTATGACGCCCGGGGCAGCCAGGTGAGTGGGCTTGCTGTTTACTGCTGTGCTACAATTAACGACGATAGTAAACAGCGAGAGGCAGGGGGTGTGTCATGACCGTTTCATATGCGTTGCGCGTCGACGAGGACGTCAAGCAGCGGGCTTCCGAAGTCTGCAAGTCCTACGGGCTCGATCTTGCGACGGCTACTCGTGCCTTTTACGCCCAGATTGCTCGAACGAAGAGCATTCCTCTGACGTTTGCCGTCGAGGAGCCCAACGAGGAGACGAAGGCTGCACTTGCGGAGGCGAAAGAATTTGCCGCCTCGGGCCGAGAGGGGTCCTACGCATCTGCAGACGAGCTGTTCGCGGCGCTGGATCTGTAGCCCATGCTGCGAATCGAGCCTTCTCGAGCATTCTGCCGCGACGCCAAAAAGCTCAAGGCGAAGCACGCCGATCTGTCCAAACTTCGTGAGGTTGTCGAGCTTATCAGTCAAAACACCACCGAGTCGCGGGCGGAGCTGCGTCGCCATCACAAGATGCACGTTCTCTCGGGTGCCTGGGAGGGCGCCAATGAGTGCCACGTGTGCAATGTGGGGGACTGGCTACTCATCTGGACTGTCGAAGGGAACACTGCCTTCCTGGCCAGAACGGGCTCGCATGACGAGCTGCTGCGATAAGCTTGCCGGCGCTCGGGTTAAGGTTTAAGCGGTTCCATTCAAGTATGAGCGCGTGTCGTTTTGGAGTCCTGAGAGTGAGCATGATGACGAAAGCTGACGAAACGCTTCCCGTTGCCAAGCGGGTTGTCCTCGCGGTGGACACGTCCACCGACATGCTGGCGTGCGCGTTGGGGCGGACGGGAGACGGCGCCTCGCTCGAGATCGTCGCTGCAGCCGATCACCTGTGCCGCCGCCAGGCCAACGTCGAGCTTGTGCCGACCGTCGACGCGCTGTTGGCTGGCGCCGGCCTGACGCGCGTTGACGTCGACGCCGTCGTGTGCGGCACGGGACCTGGCTCGTTCACGGGCGTGCGCATCGGCGTGGCGGCGGCCAAGGGTCTGGCCTGCGGCCTGTGCGTCCCGCTGTACGGGGCGTCGACGCTTGACGCCGTGGCGTGGGTCGCCTGGGACGCCGGCGTGCGCGGGCTGGTAGGCGTCGTGGGCGACGCCATGCGCAAGGAGGTCTACCCCGGGCTGTATCGGCTGGGCGACGAGGGTGTCGAGCGCCTGTTTGCCAGCGAGATCGTCTGCAAGGTGCCCGTGGCCGTCGAGGCATGGGCTGCCCGCTCCGATCGCGAGGCCATCCAGCTCACGGGCGACGGCCTCAAGAAGTACCGCGCCGCTTTCGAGGAAGCGGGCTTCGCAAACTTCGTCGACGAGAGCCTGTGGTATCCGACCGGCGAAGGCCTCCTGCGCGCGGCGGTGACCACGGCGCCGCAGCTGCTGCGTTCCCCGATGCCTCGCGTATCTCAATACGCGTCGGCATCGGGCGCCTTGCATCTGCAGCACCGTGGCACCGCCGAGGATGATTGCGAACTCGCATCCGCCTCGGCGGCTACGTGCCGAGAAGAAGACACCCCGACGGCGCCCACGGTGCAGCAGATGCAAGGCGCGGAAGAGCGCCGCGTGGTAAGCCACGCAAGCTCTCCCGCAACGCCGCAGATGCTGTGCTGTGGTGCGCCGTCGGGGGATCCGGCGCTGGTGCTCCCGATCTACACCCGCCTCTCGGACGCCGAGGAGAACGAGCGCGTGCGCCTGGGTATCGCTGAGCCGGCGAGCGTGCGCGTGACGGGCGTCGACGACGACCTCGGCGACATCCACGTGCAGCAGCGCCCCATGTCCGTCAACGACCTTGCCGCCGTCGCCGACCTCGAGGCGCGCGCGTTTGACCCGGCGAGCGGCCACAAGGCGTGGACGCAGGCCATGTTTGCCGACGAGTACGCACAGCCCAGTCGCACGTGGTGGGTCATCCATGACCAGGGCACGATCGTCGGCTTTGCCGGCGGCCTCATCGTCGACGGCAATCTCGAGGTGCTCGACGTCGCCGTCGACCCCGATCGCCGCCGCCAGGGCCTCGCGAAGCGCCTGCTGTCGCGCATCGCCTATGACGCGCAGATGCTCGGCGCGCGCACGTCGACACTCGAGGTCGCGCGCGACAACGTGGCGGCGCGGGCGCTGTACGAGCAGGTGGGTTTCGAGGTCGTCGGCGTGCGCAAGGCCTACTACGGGCGGACGGCCGACGGCACGCCCCGCGACGCGCTCACGATGAAGGCGAGCCTGCCGCTGGCTATCGACGTCGAGGCCGACGAGCCCGAGCCTCGTCCTGCCGAGCGCGTCTGGCCGCCGGTCGAGCCGGAGCGCACGGTGGAGGAGCGGCAGGCCTTGCAGGCCGCGGGCGACCTCGTCCTGGCTATCGAGAGCAGCTGCGACGAGACGGCCATCGCCATCATCGACGCTGCGGGCGAGCTGCGCGCCAACGTCGTCTCGACGCAGATCGACTTCCACGCTCGCTTCGGCGGCGTTGTGCCAGAGATCGCGAGCCGCAAGCACACGGAGGCTATCGTCGGTGTCTACGAGGAGGCCATGGCGCAGGCGGGGGCCTCGCTGGGCCTTGCGACGGGCCCGCTGCGTCCCGAGGAGCTGGCGGCCGTGGGCGTCACGCAGGGGCCGGGCCTCGTGGGTGCGCTCGTCGTGGGCGTCGCGTTCGCCAAGGGGCTTGCGTGGGCGGCCGACAAACCGCTCGTGTGCGTGAACCACCTCGAGGGGCATCTGTTTGCCAACCTGTTCGAGACGCCCGACCTCGAGCCGCCGTTCGTGGCGAGCCTGCTGTCGGGCGGGCACACGATGCTTGTGCATGTGAGGGCGTGGGGCGACTACGAGGTGCTGGGGCAAACACTCGACGACGCAGTGGGCGAGGCGTTTGACAAGGTAGCCAAGGCGCTGGGCCTGGGCTATCCTGGCGGCCCGGTCATCTCGAGGCTGGCGGCCAAGGGTAATCCGAAGGCGATTGACTTCCCCCGGGCCATGCTGCACAGCCACGACTACCGCTTCTCGCTCAGCGGGCTCAAGACGGCCGTCATCACGTACATCCAGCAGGAGAACGCGGCAGGGCGGCCCATCAACCTGCCAGACCTCGCGGCGAGCTTCCAGGCTGCCGTCATTGACGTGCAGGTGTCCAAAGCGTTGACTGCATGCAAGCAGTTTGGCGTGCGCGAGTTCTGCGCCGGGGGTGGCGTGACGGCTAACCCCGCACTGCGCGAGGCGTTCGCCCGCGAGCTCGGTAAGCGCCGCATTCGCGTGACGCTGCCCCCGCGCTCGACGTGCACGGACAACGCGGCCATGATCGCCCTGGTGGCGAAGCGCAAGCTCGAGCGCGGCGAGACGAGCCCGCTTACCGCCGACGCCGATCCGAACATGGGGCTGTAGGATGGCGGCTCCGTGTTTCACGGGGGTTTAGCTTTCCGGCCTTTCGCCCGACGGCTCGGACAGGGACGTCGTGGGCGTGGATTCCTGCGGTTCGGGTGGGGGCACGATCGAAGGGCGACACGGGGCCAGAGGGGCGATCGGGCACAGCGACATTGGCGATGGGGAAGGGCTGCGATGGGTGGCGAACAGGCGATGCCGAGCAAGACGGCTCCTCGGGGCCGTATCGCCTATTTTGACATTGCCAGGGGCGTCGCGATGCTCGCGGTCATCGTGGGCCACTCTTCGGCACAGGGCATCCCCTGGCCCATCGTTAACTTCTGCTACTCGTTTGACATGCCGCTGTTCTTCTTTATAAGCGGCTACTTCTGCAGGCCAGATGTACGCCTCGACGCTCGCTACGTCGCCAAGAACGCCCGCGCCTTGTTACTGCCGTATTTGTGGACGAGCATCATCCTTCTCGCCTTGTTTGCCGTGCGCGGCCTGCTTATTCCCGAGCAGGGCGGCGGAGTCCTCGAGCTTCTCCAACGCTGGTCTCTGGCTTGCTTGTACGGGGCGGGAGGGCAGTTCGCGGGACTGCCGGCGGGCATTATCGGCATTGGCGCTCTTTGGTACCTGCTTGCCCTGTTTTGGGCCAAATTGCTGCTTGCGCTTGCGAACCGGCTGCCGGGGACACCCGTTATCGTTGCGGCCCTGTTCGTGTTGGGATACGCGTCCACGAACTGGGTGACGTGGCTGCCTTGGCTCCCGTGGAGCATCCAGCCCGCCCTGTGCGCAACCCTTTTTCTCTACCTCGGCCAGCTTGCCCATGCGAGGGGTTTGTTTGAGCGGGGCGCGCTCCATCCTGCCGCCTGGGTTGCCATGCTCCTCATCTGGCTGGTAGACGGCATATGGGGAGGGCCCATCTATCTGGTGAGCAACGAGTACGGGCATGGAGTGTTTGACCTGGTCGGAGGCGTGTTCGGTGCTTTGTGCGTCATCAAAGGCTGCCAGCTGTTCGAGCGTCGTTTCCCGAGACTGGTGTCCGTGCCCCAGGCGTTCGGCTCCATCACGCTACCGGTGTTTTGCATGCACCTGGTCGAGATGAATGTCCTGCCTTGGGATCTCATGTTCGAGATGCTGGTCGACTTGCCGGGGCCCGTTGTCCTGGAGGCCGTTCTGCTGCGCTGCGCTATTATCGCGCTTCTCACGGGCGCGCTCTGGCTTCTTCCGCGCCCTATCTCCGGGGCGTTCTTCGCGGCTCGTCGGGATTCCGTGCAAGCGCCGCACTAGAGCGTTTCATCCTCTATCCTGTCAGGGATGCAGAAAACGGGTCTGTTGTCCCAGATAAGGATTGTTGGTGCCATGGCAGAGAAGCGCGCGTTGTCCGTTGAAAAAAGCTTGGGCGTCACGCCTCGTGCGCCGCGCGTCACCGTCATCGTACCGGTCTACAACACCGAGCGATATCTCGAAGCCTGTCTTGACAGCCTTGTGAACCAGACGTTTTCTGACATAGAAATCCTCTGCGTAGACGATGGCTCCACCGATAGCTCCGGCGCGATGCTCGACGCCCGCGCGGCTCGGGATGCGCGCATCCGTGTCATTCATCAGAGTAACGCCGGCGTTTCTCACGCGCGCAACGTGGCGCTGGACGCAGCGTGTGGAGAGTACATCCTCTTCGTGGACTCCGACGACTTCATTGACCTCGATACCTGCGAGAAGCTGTTGAACATCGCAGATCGCGACGGGGCGGACATCGTCGTGTTCGGCGGAGTGTCCTTCCCCTCGGTTGGCTGGATTGACGCCTGCTTCGATACGCACGACGCCGTTTATCGAAACGACAGCTTTGGCGCATTGTTCTACGAAAACGGCTCTCATCCGTTGATGTGCAACAAGATGTACCGGCGCTCGCTGCTCAACGACAACGGCCTGCGCTTCAACGAGACCTTCACGCTGGGCGAGGACAACGCGTTCCAGTTCTGCACGTTCCCGCGCGCTCGGGTGATCTCGTACTGCCGGGACACGTTCTACCACTACCGCTGTGAGCGAGAGGGCTCTGCTGTCAACGCCGCCGAGGACGATCGCGTGGCGCGGTTGGTCAAGCACGTGGCCATCGTCGAGTACGTTGTCAACCAGTGGGCTCAGGCGGGCTTTTTGCCGGGGCAGGAAGAGCGCCTTCTCTCGTGGTCGTCCGAGTTTCTCTCGAGAGACATCCTGTATATTTCGCAAGCCGATCGTATGCGCTTTGCGCAAGAGTACCGGCGCATCGCTGACGAGCATGGCCTGATGGTGGGACATTCTAGCCAGGCTCCCTATCTGCACGACCTCACCGATTTTGTACGCGCCGAGCTGTCCGTTTCGCCCGAGACCCCAACGGTCAGCGTCATAGCGGTGTCGTGCTACGATGAGACGTGCCTTGACCAGGGCTTTGTCTCGCTGGCCAACCAGTACCTGCAGGACGTCGAACTGC from Coriobacteriia bacterium harbors:
- the tsaD gene encoding tRNA (adenosine(37)-N6)-threonylcarbamoyltransferase complex transferase subunit TsaD is translated as MTKADETLPVAKRVVLAVDTSTDMLACALGRTGDGASLEIVAAADHLCRRQANVELVPTVDALLAGAGLTRVDVDAVVCGTGPGSFTGVRIGVAAAKGLACGLCVPLYGASTLDAVAWVAWDAGVRGLVGVVGDAMRKEVYPGLYRLGDEGVERLFASEIVCKVPVAVEAWAARSDREAIQLTGDGLKKYRAAFEEAGFANFVDESLWYPTGEGLLRAAVTTAPQLLRSPMPRVSQYASASGALHLQHRGTAEDDCELASASAATCREEDTPTAPTVQQMQGAEERRVVSHASSPATPQMLCCGAPSGDPALVLPIYTRLSDAEENERVRLGIAEPASVRVTGVDDDLGDIHVQQRPMSVNDLAAVADLEARAFDPASGHKAWTQAMFADEYAQPSRTWWVIHDQGTIVGFAGGLIVDGNLEVLDVAVDPDRRRQGLAKRLLSRIAYDAQMLGARTSTLEVARDNVAARALYEQVGFEVVGVRKAYYGRTADGTPRDALTMKASLPLAIDVEADEPEPRPAERVWPPVEPERTVEERQALQAAGDLVLAIESSCDETAIAIIDAAGELRANVVSTQIDFHARFGGVVPEIASRKHTEAIVGVYEEAMAQAGASLGLATGPLRPEELAAVGVTQGPGLVGALVVGVAFAKGLAWAADKPLVCVNHLEGHLFANLFETPDLEPPFVASLLSGGHTMLVHVRAWGDYEVLGQTLDDAVGEAFDKVAKALGLGYPGGPVISRLAAKGNPKAIDFPRAMLHSHDYRFSLSGLKTAVITYIQQENAAGRPINLPDLAASFQAAVIDVQVSKALTACKQFGVREFCAGGGVTANPALREAFARELGKRRIRVTLPPRSTCTDNAAMIALVAKRKLERGETSPLTADADPNMGL
- the tsaE gene encoding tRNA (adenosine(37)-N6)-threonylcarbamoyltransferase complex ATPase subunit type 1 TsaE; translation: MRELGVGLGRALQAGDVVVLTGDLGAGKTCLTGGVAAGLGDGSAVTSPTFTIMSVHDEGRIPLYHFDLYRLEGPEQLDDVGIYDVLEADGACLIEWGEAYVNELGDERLDVTVMREPVAPEGGEPARIVRTAPHGKRAEALLAAWDGETR
- a CDS encoding acyltransferase family protein, with protein sequence MGGEQAMPSKTAPRGRIAYFDIARGVAMLAVIVGHSSAQGIPWPIVNFCYSFDMPLFFFISGYFCRPDVRLDARYVAKNARALLLPYLWTSIILLALFAVRGLLIPEQGGGVLELLQRWSLACLYGAGGQFAGLPAGIIGIGALWYLLALFWAKLLLALANRLPGTPVIVAALFVLGYASTNWVTWLPWLPWSIQPALCATLFLYLGQLAHARGLFERGALHPAAWVAMLLIWLVDGIWGGPIYLVSNEYGHGVFDLVGGVFGALCVIKGCQLFERRFPRLVSVPQAFGSITLPVFCMHLVEMNVLPWDLMFEMLVDLPGPVVLEAVLLRCAIIALLTGALWLLPRPISGAFFAARRDSVQAPH
- a CDS encoding type II toxin-antitoxin system RelB/DinJ family antitoxin; this encodes MTVSYALRVDEDVKQRASEVCKSYGLDLATATRAFYAQIARTKSIPLTFAVEEPNEETKAALAEAKEFAASGREGSYASADELFAALDL
- a CDS encoding glycosyltransferase family 2 protein translates to MAEKRALSVEKSLGVTPRAPRVTVIVPVYNTERYLEACLDSLVNQTFSDIEILCVDDGSTDSSGAMLDARAARDARIRVIHQSNAGVSHARNVALDAACGEYILFVDSDDFIDLDTCEKLLNIADRDGADIVVFGGVSFPSVGWIDACFDTHDAVYRNDSFGALFYENGSHPLMCNKMYRRSLLNDNGLRFNETFTLGEDNAFQFCTFPRARVISYCRDTFYHYRCEREGSAVNAAEDDRVARLVKHVAIVEYVVNQWAQAGFLPGQEERLLSWSSEFLSRDILYISQADRMRFAQEYRRIADEHGLMVGHSSQAPYLHDLTDFVRAELSVSPETPTVSVIAVSCYDETCLDQGFVSLANQYLQDVELLCVDAYPDRPSSVELKRLVASDERARLVGTVGEALRLARGSFVICAHLRDHYDWYALRDMVQAARGVTPAADVVTVRDWFNHLRTQDLTRSLHMLSNDGTKPLGQADRASLAPAELGDDLLSFSSLDASNKLWRTDFARSVELDFTSAASVALALMQARTIVPLPAHLMRRGSYKGITVDGARNLARKLGDDMAQLYRALEEGGLLPVHEKGYVNAYLSGGMCLRELMRSDDIEQAFLESFAGLLRESRLLDGHDKWWFVNARDYECAQKILSEGVRSFLNLDRYDSIEDLSSYINVLESQLSDARREIGCLRGSMSFRVGRAATKIPRRLVDLLHRLRR
- a CDS encoding uracil-DNA glycosylase, encoding MAMLKIPGHEHQRAGEVTLDEIRAVLGDCRLCPLCETRTNIVFGVGNPHARVVFVGEAPGANEDAQGEPFVGQAGHLLDRMLAEQTGIAREEVYIANVLKCRPPGNRDPRPEEVEVCSPFLREQIRSIWPDVIMTMGNPATRFILRTEVGITRLRGKVFHEGHFAVLPTFHPAAVLRDASKLPDLESDFHLLGQLLRGEVGFSDPTAGAVPAAGTPGVRR
- the alr gene encoding alanine racemase, with amino-acid sequence MPEQRELPKTRWAWVEVDLEAIRSNVRAYRSIIKPPTRLMAVVKADAYGHGAVPVAQACRAAGADAFAVATVDEGLQLREGGIDEPVLILSQPPLESIPLLVEHNVMPSVYDLEFAARLGEEGRRRGVEAKYHLAVDTGMDRIGVPFAEVGEFVQVAEHLQGLRLAGTFTHFATADKTSDWDFTLQLKRFRDAVALIRKMGFNPGTVHCANTPATMLHPETHFDMVRVGIGLYGLHPAETTVGALRLRPAMSVKARAVRVERPRVGEGVGYGMTYRVARPSIQIATLPLGYADGLSRRLSNDMEVIYGGLRWRQVGNICMDQCMIEVEPELALARGYQAKPIEVGDEVTVVGRQGGEVITIDDLALRLGTINYEVACGFGMRLPKVYVNRNGVGL
- a CDS encoding type II toxin-antitoxin system YafQ family toxin; this encodes MLRIEPSRAFCRDAKKLKAKHADLSKLREVVELISQNTTESRAELRRHHKMHVLSGAWEGANECHVCNVGDWLLIWTVEGNTAFLARTGSHDELLR